The genome window GAACTGGTCCGCGTCGCGGATCGCGCCGTTCAGCACGAAGCCCGCCACGCCGCGCCGGATCGCATAGGCCAGCATCAGCTCGCCCATCAGCGCATTGGTCAGCTCGCCCCCGGCATCGACCACGATCACGTCGCCCGGCTGCGCCAGGTCGATGGCCTTGTGCAGCATCAGGTTGTCGCCGGGCCGGGTCTTGACCGTCACCGCCACGCCCGCCAGCACGCCGTCGCGGTGCATCTTGCGCAGCCGGTCGCCGCCCGCGGTCATGCGGTGCATGCTGTCGCTGACATTGGCGACCGGAAGCCGGGCGAAGCGGGCGACCAGATCCGCCGGAACGGCACGGTCGCGGTTGAGAATGCGGAAACCAACGCTCATGGGCGCTCCTTAGACTTTCGCCCCGGCCGGGACGAGTTCCTGATGATTGACGATGCGGCCGGGCGGGATGTCGCGGCCGGCCAGGCAATCGACGATGCCCTGCGCGGCCTCGATGCCGACGCGGGTGTTGGCGGCCGCGGTCACGCCGCCGATATGCGGGGTCAGGACCAGCCGCATGTCGGCCCAGAACGGATGGTCCGCCGCCGGCGGCTCGGTGGCGAAGGTGTCCAGGCCGGCGCCGCCGATGCGGTTTTCCCGCAGCGCGGCCAGCAGCGCGGTCTCGTCGATCAGCCCGCCGCGCGCGGTGTTGACGATGATCGCGTCCGGGCGCATCAGCGCCAGCCGCTCGGCATTGATCAGGTGGCGCGTCCGGGGCGTCAGCGGGCTGTGCAGGCTGACGATGTCGCTGCCGGCGACCAGCCTGTCCAGGTCGTCGATGAGGGTGACGCCCTCGGCCTCGAAGACCTCGGCCGGGCAGAAGGGATCATAGGCCGAGACCGCGATGCCGAAGGCGCGGGCGAAGCGTGCCGTCTGCCGGGCGATGGCGCCGAAGGCCACCAGCCCCATGGTCGAACCGGCCAGTTCCCGGCCCTGGAAACCCGGCTTTTCCCAGCGCCCCTCGCGCAGGCCGCGGTCCAGCGGCACGATCTTCTTGGCCACCGCGAACAACAGCGCCATGGCATGTTCCGCGACCGAGACGGCGTTGGCGCCCGCGGCGACCAGGACCGGGATGCGGCGCGCGCTGGCGGCGGCGATGTCGATATTGTCGACGCCGGCCCCGTGCTTGGACAGCACCCGCACCCGCGGCGAGGCGGCAAGAAACGCCTCGTCCAGCCGGCCCATCCGCACCAGCACCCCGACCGGGTCGTTCTCGGCCGAGAAGCGCCGCAGCGCCTCGCCCTCGGTATAGGGCGGCACATAGACGGGCCGGTAGCCGGCGCCGGTCAGGACGGCTTCGGCGGCCGGGGCCAGGCTCGGGCCGGTGATCAGAACGTTTTTCGACATATCCCCCCTCGGATCCGACATGGGTCAGATGACTGATCTTCCGAATAAGGATTGTTTTGCTAAATGAAAGCGGATAATTCTGTCTTATAAATTCAGAAAAACTTAATCATATGGATACGCGACAGCTCAAGACCCTGCTGGCCATCGCCGAAACCGGCAGCTTCGCGCGGGCGGCGCAGCAGGTTGCGCTGACGCCCTCGGCGGTCAGCCAGCAGATTCAAGCCCTTGAATCGGAAATCGGCGTCAGCCTGTTCAACCGGCAAAGCCGCCCGCCGATGCTGACCTCGGCCGGGCAGCAGATGGTCAGGGCCGCCGCCGATCTGGTCCGGGCGGCCGAAAACGCCATAGACGCGGTGTCGGGGCGGCGGATCATCGGCACCTTCTCGATCGGATCGGTCCGAACCAGCGCCATCGGGCTGTTGCCGCAGGCGATCTCGCGGCTGGTGGCGAATCACCCGGGGCTGCGGATCAAGCTGCATGTCGGCAGCTCGGACTCCCTGATGCAGGACGTCAGCGCCGGGCGGCTGGACACGGCGATGATCGCCGAACACAGCGTCATCGCGCGGGAATTGCGCTGGAGCCCGTTCATCCGCGAGCCGCTGTTCCTGATCGCCCCGCCCGGCACGCCGGTCAGCGACCTGCGGACGATGCTGGTGTCGCATCCCTATGTCCGCTTCCGCTCTGCCGTGCCGCTGGCCCGGCTGATCGAGGCCGAGCTGGGCCGGCTGAACCTGCCGCTGGTCGATATCGCCGAGATGGATGCCATCTCCTCGATCACCGCCTGCGTGGCGCATGGCCTGGGGGTGTCGGTGGTGCCGCGGGTGGCGCTTCTGGACACGCGCGAGGCGGTGGTGGCGATCCCCTTCGGCGAGCCGGTGATCCATCGGTCCATCGGACTGATCCAGATCCAGAACAGCCCGCGCGCCAGCCTGATCGCCAAACTGCACGGGAAACTGGCCGAGGTCAGCGGCGAATACGGCATCGCGCGGGACGCCCAGGCCGCGGCGCCCTGACGGCCGCCCCTCTCTGGCGCCGGGCGGGCCGGGCGGTCGGCAGTCTTTCTCAGCGATAGCCGATGTTCATGACATAATCGTGCAGCAGGTTCTCCTCCTCCCGGACCTCCTGCAGCAGCATCTGCAGGACGTCGCGGGCGTTCAGCACCCCCAGCGGCAGGCCGGCCGCATCGACCAGCGGGATGTTCCTGAAGCCGCGCGCCTTCATGATGTCCCAGACATCCTGCAGCCAGCCGTCGGCGGTCACGGTGGTGACGTCGCGCGTCATCGCCTCGACCACGGGTGCGGTGCAACCGGCGCCGGCGCAACGGCCGGTCTGGCGCACCACGTCGGTCTTGGTCAGCACGCCCTCCAGCCGGCCGGCGGCGTCGCAGACCACCAGCATGTCGCAATCCGTGCCAAGCCGCCGGGCGGCCTGCAGCAGCGCGGCGCCCAGGTCGATGGTCTGCAGGCGGCGGCGCGCGACGGGCAGAAGTTTGCGGATCAGCATGTGACCCCCCTTTGTGCGATCAGGGAATGCGCGCCGATGTCCCGGCCAGGCCCCCGCAATCCCGGCCCGGACGTGCGGCGGTCATGGTCTCGTTTCCCGCGGCAAGACGGGCGGGGCAGGGGCGTCGATGCCGATGGCGACGGGATCGCTGGCGGGGAAGGTTCCCTGCAGCGCCAGGTCGAGAAGCGTTTCGATATGCGCCTGTTGACCATCCGGGTCCGCGAAGCCCCGGCCGGTGCCGGTCGCCGCCGGCCGGCTTGCGGAACCGGGCGGGCCGGCGAAATCCGCCGCGCCGCAGCTCAGCACATGGCCGCCGGCATCGGCCGTTATCCTGACGCGCCGGCTGGCGGAGAAGAAGATCAGCCGCACGGTTCCGGCGTCCTTGCCCTCGCCGCGCTCGAACCGGCTGGTGATCGTGCCGTCGCGCATGTCCCGTTTCAGATCGTCGGCGCTGATCCCGAAGGCGCGGGCCAGCAGCGCCGCCTCGACCCTGACGCCGTCCTTGCCGAATTCGACCGCACCCATCGCTGCCTCTCTTTCCCGGCCTATTCGGCCGCCACCATCCGCCCGCCCGGGCCTGCCCCGGGCCAGGCGCAATCCTTGATCGTCGTGCGGTCAAGCTCGGTCATGAACGCCTCGCGCGCCGCGGAAAGCTGGGGCCGCAGGCGACAACCCGGCCGCAGGACGCATTCGCCGCCATCGGCGCGGAAACATTCGACGATGGCGAATTTGCGTTCCAGATGGCGCACCACCTGTCCCAGCGTGATCTCGTCCGCCGGCCGCATCAGCCGCAGCCCGCCGGACCTGCCGCGCTCGGACCGCACGAAGCCGCCCGTTCCAAGATCGCTGACCACCTTGGCCAGATGATGTTGCGAGATCCCGAATTCCCGGGCGATCCGCCCGGTCGAGACCGCCTCTCCCTGCGCCCCCGCCAGGCGCATCAGCACCCGCAACCCGTAATCCGTGAAGGTGGCAAGCCGCATCGACCCTCCTAATTGGTATTGACAATGCCGATTATGTGTGAGGATATTCGGCATTGCAAGTACCGAATAAAAGGGCTTCGCGCATTCTCCTGCCCCGCGGCCCGACCCACCGTCAAAGACAACCGCTTACGGAGACGGCCATGTCCCAAGGACGCATCCCTTGCCCGACCGCACGGCTGGCGAGATCGCGGCAGGTCTGCCCGGCGGCTCGGCATCGGTTCCTGCCGTCGCGGGGATGCGCCGCGGGCGCGGACCCGATGGGGCATCCATCTGGAAAATAACCTGCTGTCTCCGCGCTTTGCGGCGGGGGCGCGCGTCTGACCAAGGGGCTGCAACCCCTTTCGTGACCAGTTCAAGAGGGTGATCCGATGCTTAGACAGATCTGCATTCTGGCCGCGCTGGCGCTGCCGCCGACCGGGGGTCTTGCCCAGACCGCCGCCACGCCGGCGCCGGCAGAGACCTGGCTGCCGACCCTGCAGGTCGATACGCCGCAGCAGGGCTTCGACCTGGCCATCGTCATGGCCCGGCGGGCGGTCAAGACGACCCAGCCCGATGTGGCGGTGCTGAAGGCGCAGCGGCCGCACTATGCCGGGGATGCGGCCCGCCTGATCGACGTCTCGGGCGTGGCGGCGGCCTGGTTCGCCACCATCGCCGCGGCGAACGGCTATTGGCGCGACTGACCGCGCCCGGGGAAAGGGGAAGGGGAAGCCCATGACCGATATCACCATGCCCAAGGCCAGCCCCGAACTGGGCGCGAAACGCCACGCGCTGGCCCCCGCCATCGACGATGCCTTTCTGGCGCTGTCGAAGGCGGTCTTCGCCGAGGGGGCGCTGGACAAGCGCACCAAGCAGTTGATCGCGGTCGCGGTGGCGCATGTGACGCAATGCCCCTGGTGCATCGAGGGCCATGTGCGGGGCGCGAAGCGCGCCGGCGCCAGCAACGAGCAGATCATGGAGGCGATCTGGGTCGCGGCCGAGATGCGCGCCGGCGCGGCCTATGGCCATGCGAACAAGGCGCTGGCGGTGCTGGACGAAATTGATGGCGCGTGAGACCGGCCCGCGCCTTGCCGCCGTTCCCCGGAAACCATGGCGGCGGGCCCGGGCCCTTGCGGCGGCGGTCCGGCGCATCGCGGCGGCGCCCGGCGCCCCGCTTCGCCTTGCCGATCGCCGCGGGGCCCGCCGCATCGCCGTGCCGCCGCGCCGAACCGGCGGCCCGACCCGAGACCCAAGCCAGCGCGGATAAAGGATAGGACCATGGCAGCCCAGATCAGCGACAGCATCGAAGCGCGGCGGGGCGTCTTCACCCGCTGGTTCATGTCGACGAACCACAAGGATATCGGCATTCTCTACCTGTTCACGGCGGGTTTGGCCGGGCTGATCTCGGTCTGCTTCACCGTCTACATGCGGATGGAGCTGCAGCATCCCGGCGTGCAATACATGTGCCTGGAAGGGATGCGCCTCATCGCCGACGCCGCGGCCGAATGCACGCCGAACGGCCATCTGTGGAACGTGGTGGTGACCTATCATGGCGTGCTGATGATGTTCTTCGTGGTGATTCCGGCGCTGTTCGGCGGTTTCGGCAACTATTTCATGCCGCTGCATATCGGCGCCCCGGACATGGCCTTTCCGCGGCTGAACAACCTGAGCTATTGGCTTTATGTCTGCGGGGTTTCGCTGGCCATCGCCTCGCTCTTGTCGCCGGGCGGGGCGGATCAGCGCGGGGCCGGCGTGGGCTGGGTGCTTTACCCGCCCTTGTCCACGACCGAGGGCGGTTACGCGATGGACCTGGCGATCTTTTCCGTCCACGTCTCGGGCGCCAGCTCGATCCTGGGCGCGATCAACATCATCACCACCTTCCTGAACATGCGCGCCCCCGGCATGACGCTGTTCAGGGTGCCGCTGTTCGCCTGGGCGGTCTTCATCACCGCCTGGATGATCCTGCTGTCGCTGCCGGTGCTGGCGGGCGGCATCACCATGCTGCTGATGGACCGCAATTTCGGCACGCATTTCTTCGACCCGGCCGGCGGCGGCGACCCGGTGCTTTACCAGCACATCCTGTGGTTCTTCGGCCATCCCGAGGTCTATATGCTGATCCTGCCGGGATTCGGCATCATCAGCCATGTCATCGCCACTTTCGCCAAGAAGCCGATCTTCGGCTATCTGCCAATGGTCCTGGCCATGGCGGCCATCGCTTTCCTGGGCTTCATCGTCTGGGCGCATCACATGTACACGGCCGGCATGTCGCTGACCCAGCAGACCTATTTCCAGATGGCGACCATGACCATCGCCGTGCCGACCGGCATCAAGGTGTTCTCGTGGATCGCGACCATGTGGGGCGGCTCGATCGAGTTCAAGACGCCGATGCTCTGGGCCTTCGGCTTCCTGTTCCTGTTCACCATCGGCGGCGTGACCGGGGTGGTCATCGCGCAGGCGCCGCTGGACCGGGTCTATCACGACACCTATTACATCGTGGCGCATTTCCACTATGTCATGAGCCTGGGCGCCGTCTTCGCGATCTTTGCGGGCAGTTATTACTGGATCGGCAAGATGTCGGGCCGGCAATATCCGGAATGGGCCGGCAAGCTGCATTTCTGGATGATGTTCCTCGGCTCGAACATGATCTTCTTCCCGCAGAACTTCCTG of Paracoccus sp. TOH contains these proteins:
- a CDS encoding RraA family protein, whose product is MSVGFRILNRDRAVPADLVARFARLPVANVSDSMHRMTAGGDRLRKMHRDGVLAGVAVTVKTRPGDNLMLHKAIDLAQPGDVIVVDAGGELTNALMGELMLAYAIRRGVAGFVLNGAIRDADQFLAMNLPVFAAGITHRGPYKDGPGEINVPIAIDGMVIHPGDLVLGDSDGVLAVPRAVAQEVYEKTVAKQDAEVKQMAAIEAGTNDRSWVDAALKRLGCEFPA
- a CDS encoding hydroxyacid dehydrogenase → MSKNVLITGPSLAPAAEAVLTGAGYRPVYVPPYTEGEALRRFSAENDPVGVLVRMGRLDEAFLAASPRVRVLSKHGAGVDNIDIAAASARRIPVLVAAGANAVSVAEHAMALLFAVAKKIVPLDRGLREGRWEKPGFQGRELAGSTMGLVAFGAIARQTARFARAFGIAVSAYDPFCPAEVFEAEGVTLIDDLDRLVAGSDIVSLHSPLTPRTRHLINAERLALMRPDAIIVNTARGGLIDETALLAALRENRIGGAGLDTFATEPPAADHPFWADMRLVLTPHIGGVTAAANTRVGIEAAQGIVDCLAGRDIPPGRIVNHQELVPAGAKV
- a CDS encoding LysR family transcriptional regulator; this translates as MDTRQLKTLLAIAETGSFARAAQQVALTPSAVSQQIQALESEIGVSLFNRQSRPPMLTSAGQQMVRAAADLVRAAENAIDAVSGRRIIGTFSIGSVRTSAIGLLPQAISRLVANHPGLRIKLHVGSSDSLMQDVSAGRLDTAMIAEHSVIARELRWSPFIREPLFLIAPPGTPVSDLRTMLVSHPYVRFRSAVPLARLIEAELGRLNLPLVDIAEMDAISSITACVAHGLGVSVVPRVALLDTREAVVAIPFGEPVIHRSIGLIQIQNSPRASLIAKLHGKLAEVSGEYGIARDAQAAAP
- a CDS encoding CBS domain-containing protein, whose translation is MLIRKLLPVARRRLQTIDLGAALLQAARRLGTDCDMLVVCDAAGRLEGVLTKTDVVRQTGRCAGAGCTAPVVEAMTRDVTTVTADGWLQDVWDIMKARGFRNIPLVDAAGLPLGVLNARDVLQMLLQEVREEENLLHDYVMNIGYR
- a CDS encoding DUF6522 family protein, which translates into the protein MGAVEFGKDGVRVEAALLARAFGISADDLKRDMRDGTITSRFERGEGKDAGTVRLIFFSASRRVRITADAGGHVLSCGAADFAGPPGSASRPAATGTGRGFADPDGQQAHIETLLDLALQGTFPASDPVAIGIDAPAPPVLPRETRP
- a CDS encoding Rrf2 family transcriptional regulator encodes the protein MRLATFTDYGLRVLMRLAGAQGEAVSTGRIAREFGISQHHLAKVVSDLGTGGFVRSERGRSGGLRLMRPADEITLGQVVRHLERKFAIVECFRADGGECVLRPGCRLRPQLSAAREAFMTELDRTTIKDCAWPGAGPGGRMVAAE
- a CDS encoding hexameric tyrosine-coordinated heme protein; protein product: MLRQICILAALALPPTGGLAQTAATPAPAETWLPTLQVDTPQQGFDLAIVMARRAVKTTQPDVAVLKAQRPHYAGDAARLIDVSGVAAAWFATIAAANGYWRD
- a CDS encoding carboxymuconolactone decarboxylase family protein; translated protein: MTDITMPKASPELGAKRHALAPAIDDAFLALSKAVFAEGALDKRTKQLIAVAVAHVTQCPWCIEGHVRGAKRAGASNEQIMEAIWVAAEMRAGAAYGHANKALAVLDEIDGA
- a CDS encoding cytochrome c oxidase subunit 1; the protein is MAAQISDSIEARRGVFTRWFMSTNHKDIGILYLFTAGLAGLISVCFTVYMRMELQHPGVQYMCLEGMRLIADAAAECTPNGHLWNVVVTYHGVLMMFFVVIPALFGGFGNYFMPLHIGAPDMAFPRLNNLSYWLYVCGVSLAIASLLSPGGADQRGAGVGWVLYPPLSTTEGGYAMDLAIFSVHVSGASSILGAINIITTFLNMRAPGMTLFRVPLFAWAVFITAWMILLSLPVLAGGITMLLMDRNFGTHFFDPAGGGDPVLYQHILWFFGHPEVYMLILPGFGIISHVIATFAKKPIFGYLPMVLAMAAIAFLGFIVWAHHMYTAGMSLTQQTYFQMATMTIAVPTGIKVFSWIATMWGGSIEFKTPMLWAFGFLFLFTIGGVTGVVIAQAPLDRVYHDTYYIVAHFHYVMSLGAVFAIFAGSYYWIGKMSGRQYPEWAGKLHFWMMFLGSNMIFFPQNFLGRQGMPRRYIDYPVEFAYWNNISSIGAYISFASFLLFIGIVFYTLFAGKRVNVPNYWNEHADTLEWTLPSPPPEHTFEQLPKREDWDRSHAHR